A region from the Triticum urartu cultivar G1812 chromosome 1, Tu2.1, whole genome shotgun sequence genome encodes:
- the LOC125515276 gene encoding leucine-rich repeat receptor protein kinase HPCA1-like isoform X1, which translates to MSLSIAAIAGIAAGGAALLIVVAVVIALWCRARARRNRTSETGSSDPSTLVEWGKGGRSSSAPERQGARQFSLEELAQATNNFSEANLVGAGSFGLVYKGLLFDGSVVAIKRRTGAPRLEFSDEVRRLSEICHRNIVTLIGYCQEGGLQMLVFEYSPNGNVCSHLYDSGKGSMTRLEFKQRLAIAIGAAKGLNHLHSLMPPLIHKNFKTSNVLVDENFIAKVADAGLFRLLRGHEDVGSSHGFSSSVYQDPEAHSVAQFSESSDVYSFGVFLLELITGREAASLQPPESRESLAHWLEAHFSSNELIDPRLGGGFTTEGMKEFVGLAFQCLNPSSRRRPKIRLVAAELDRILETEMSLTTIMGDGTAIITLGSQLFTS; encoded by the exons ATGTCATTGTCGATCGCCGCTATAGCCGGCATTGCCGCCGGTGGCGCCGCCTTGCTCATCGTGGTGGCCGTGGTGATCGCGCTTTGGTGCCGGGCGCGCGCGCGGCGTAACAGGACATCCGAAACCGGCTCCTCGGATCCTTCCACCCTAG TGGAGTGGGGCAAGGGGGGCCGAAGTTCCTCGGCGCCAGAGCGTCAGGGCGCCAGACAATTCTCTCTCGAGGAGCTGGCGCAGGCGACCAACAACTTCAGCGAGGCCAACTTGGTTGGCGCCGGGAGCTTTGGCCTGGTGTACAAGGGGTTGCTTTTTGATGGTTCAGTCGTGGCCATCAAGAGGCGCACGGGAGCACCAAGGCTGGAGTTTTCCGACGAG GTTAGGAGGCTTTCAGAGATTTGTCATCGGAACATCGTAACTCTGATTGGTTATTGCCAGGAAGGAGGTCTACAAATGCTAGTGTTTGAGTACTCACCCAATGGCAATGTCTGTAGCCATCTATATG ATTCAGGGAAAGGCTCGATGACACGACTTGAGTTCAAACAGAGGCTAGCAATAGCCATTGGTGCAGCTAAAG GTCTGAATCATCTGCATAGTCTTATGCCTCCTTTGATCCACAAGAACTTCAAGACGAGCAATGTACTGGTCGATGAGAATTTTATTGCGAAGGTGGCTGATGCTGGACTTTTTAGGTTACTCAGAGGACATGAAGATGTCGGGTCATCGCATGGGTTTAGCAGCAGTGTCTACCAGGATCCCGA AGCACACTCGGTGGCGCAGTTTTCTGAAAGCAGCGACGTCTACAGCTTTGGAGTGTTTCTTTTGGAGCTAATTACTGGCAGAGAAGCTGCTAGCTTGCAACCTCCAGAATCCAGAGAATCCCTGGCCCACTGG CTGGAAGCACATTTCAGTTCAAATGAACTGATTGACCCAAGGTTAGGTGGCGGTTTCACGACAGAAGGTATGAAAGAATTTGTTGGGCTTGCTTTCCAGTGTCTGAACCCATCCTCCAGAAGGCGGCCGAAGATTCGGCTGGTTGCGGCTGAACTAGACCGTATTCTCGAGACGGAGATGTCTCTAACAACGATTATGGGTGACGGAACCGCCATCATCACCCTTGGGAGCCAACTATTTACATCGTAA
- the LOC125515276 gene encoding leucine-rich repeat receptor protein kinase HPCA1-like isoform X2 encodes MSLSIAAIAGIAAGGAALLIVVAVVIALWCRARARRNRTSETGSSDPSTLVEWGKGGRSSSAPERQGARQFSLEELAQATNNFSEANLVGAGSFGLVYKGLLFDGSVVAIKRRTGAPRLEFSDEVRRLSEICHRNIVTLIGYCQEGGLQMLVFEYSPNGNVCSHLYGKGSMTRLEFKQRLAIAIGAAKGLNHLHSLMPPLIHKNFKTSNVLVDENFIAKVADAGLFRLLRGHEDVGSSHGFSSSVYQDPEAHSVAQFSESSDVYSFGVFLLELITGREAASLQPPESRESLAHWLEAHFSSNELIDPRLGGGFTTEGMKEFVGLAFQCLNPSSRRRPKIRLVAAELDRILETEMSLTTIMGDGTAIITLGSQLFTS; translated from the exons ATGTCATTGTCGATCGCCGCTATAGCCGGCATTGCCGCCGGTGGCGCCGCCTTGCTCATCGTGGTGGCCGTGGTGATCGCGCTTTGGTGCCGGGCGCGCGCGCGGCGTAACAGGACATCCGAAACCGGCTCCTCGGATCCTTCCACCCTAG TGGAGTGGGGCAAGGGGGGCCGAAGTTCCTCGGCGCCAGAGCGTCAGGGCGCCAGACAATTCTCTCTCGAGGAGCTGGCGCAGGCGACCAACAACTTCAGCGAGGCCAACTTGGTTGGCGCCGGGAGCTTTGGCCTGGTGTACAAGGGGTTGCTTTTTGATGGTTCAGTCGTGGCCATCAAGAGGCGCACGGGAGCACCAAGGCTGGAGTTTTCCGACGAG GTTAGGAGGCTTTCAGAGATTTGTCATCGGAACATCGTAACTCTGATTGGTTATTGCCAGGAAGGAGGTCTACAAATGCTAGTGTTTGAGTACTCACCCAATGGCAATGTCTGTAGCCATCTATATG GGAAAGGCTCGATGACACGACTTGAGTTCAAACAGAGGCTAGCAATAGCCATTGGTGCAGCTAAAG GTCTGAATCATCTGCATAGTCTTATGCCTCCTTTGATCCACAAGAACTTCAAGACGAGCAATGTACTGGTCGATGAGAATTTTATTGCGAAGGTGGCTGATGCTGGACTTTTTAGGTTACTCAGAGGACATGAAGATGTCGGGTCATCGCATGGGTTTAGCAGCAGTGTCTACCAGGATCCCGA AGCACACTCGGTGGCGCAGTTTTCTGAAAGCAGCGACGTCTACAGCTTTGGAGTGTTTCTTTTGGAGCTAATTACTGGCAGAGAAGCTGCTAGCTTGCAACCTCCAGAATCCAGAGAATCCCTGGCCCACTGG CTGGAAGCACATTTCAGTTCAAATGAACTGATTGACCCAAGGTTAGGTGGCGGTTTCACGACAGAAGGTATGAAAGAATTTGTTGGGCTTGCTTTCCAGTGTCTGAACCCATCCTCCAGAAGGCGGCCGAAGATTCGGCTGGTTGCGGCTGAACTAGACCGTATTCTCGAGACGGAGATGTCTCTAACAACGATTATGGGTGACGGAACCGCCATCATCACCCTTGGGAGCCAACTATTTACATCGTAA